ACTTGACACTTTAACACCGCCCCCTTGTGGATCGAAATCTGGGGGATGAAGGTGAGTGAGGAGATCAGCTGTTGAGTGCCACTTCCAGATGAGTACAGCGGCCCCAGAGTGTGCAGCTTGTAGTAACCCATCTCGCCTTTGGAGGGGAGCAGAGGGCCTTTCTCTGACGCTGGGGAGGTGAGAGTTAGACCATAGGGGAGATGGATGGTGGTTAGGGGGTTATAGAGGCAGTTGAAGTTAGTTTTGGAGGTTCCTTTGTGTGTAAAGTTGTAAATTGTTAGCAGAATTAAgtgcaaaagagaaaacatggtATGTTTAAGGAGTAGTTGCAATACATTTCATGTGACATCATTCACTTTAAGGTattattttgaattgaatctaaacatatattttttgtttcttctattTAATAATTCACCTTTAAGTTTTATTAGGTAGCTTTAAAGAAACAGTTGGACCGACAGCAGGAGGTTTAGCGTAAATCCTGGACACTGGTAAACAGGTAGCCTGGCTCTCTCAAAAGGTACAACTATTTCACGTGACAGGATGTCTAAAAAGCTTTTCTAATAAAAACAGGTTATACtggttttgtttaatttgtctcTTCTGGTTGTATGGCCACCTCatggacaacaacaaaacaccaGGAAGTAACCATagccaagataaaaaaaataaataaaaatagacagtTTTGTAACTCCAACATAAAACTccgttgtgttgtgttgtttcctGCTTTGGTTTTTGCACTAATTCCacaaataagatttaaaaaaaaaaaacagtagcaaATTTTTCTTACCACACAGGCTTGTGACAGGTATTGATCATCATCATTTTACTCAGAAAGACAGTGAACAAGAGTATTTCCCAAATGTTGAATAATTACTTTAAGGTTGGGGAAAGGATCTTTTCCCACACTGCGTGACAGTaatcatacatacacactttgtGATCTCCACTAGAATTCTGCCAAACCCTGTCAGACAGGGTCAAAGAAGTATTCCCCAGTAGTCGCTGGTTACTCTCTCCTACCTGTGAGTGAAGTGTCAGAGATAGGGGTGTCATTGAGGAACCATGCTGTCTGGACCCGGTCCACCCTCCGGCCCTCAATGCTCATGGTCACCCTGCCCTTTTGACCAAGAATCAGGCGTGGAGGGAGAATGATCCCTGACACATTCAGAGACTTCTTTTTCTCTGAATGAGGGGAGAAAGAATGGAGATAAAGAAGTCAGTAAGAGAAAAAGGGAGCTGGGGAGGCAGCTATTCTTCAATAATTCAAGGATTTGCTGTCAACAATCACATctgtacggaagaggattaggacCACATGAAAACATTTCGAGTTCTGACTTTAAAATCAAAACTTGAACAAATTTGTTTATATGTGGCCCTGATCTCGCATTCCAATCCAAAGCATTACTAAACTAAACTAGGTGCTCTAAAACCCATTGCATCTGTGTGCTTCCAGTCTAACATGGTTAAAGGACAGAGGCATTGTTGCATTTTCCCAACACAGCAGTCAGGACCCCACATGGTGTCCAAAGATACATTTGAGCCGTCAAAAGATGATTCTGTTACCCCAAATTATAATTTGAATGATATCATTACTttaatattttcctttgtttcgTGAAGAacttaaatcatgtttttctctAAGCCACCAAAGGTCACAAtgccaagtaaaaaaaaaaaaaaaaaaaactcatctctCTCAATGCTATGGCCACACAGACTGCTTTATTTAAAGGGGGTTACAGTGGTGTCTCCCACTGTACTTTGACTCACCATCCCTTCTTCTCCAAGAAACACCAAAGCAGAGCAGGACGACCAGCACCAGAGAAATACACATCAGAGCCACAGATGCTTTGGCTGATTTAGTCAACACTGGAGCCTCGGCTAAGAGGAAACAGGGTGAGAAAATTAACTATGCCCGCATCAGGAACAGAACAAACTGTCAGGTTTTGTTTTCGTTCTTTGCAGTTCTCAGACTTTGTTCCAAGACTCGGATTTCAGGGAATTACACAGTACGTCaaaaaagatattgaaaaacataaatgatAGAATGTCTCAAATTGGTGTGACTTGTATCATGTCTTTGCTCtacttataaaaaaaagtagaaagtcTAGTCAAATAAATACCTTGAGGGTCTAGTTTCTCGAGGTATGCTGAGCCGCTGACAGGGTGCACTACCCCAGGTTGGTTTACTGCACATTCCACCTTCCCACCTTGCTCCCTCTGCTCAGGGCTCAAAGTATAATAGTGCCTAGTTCTGTATGTCCCATCTGGGTTCAGTTCAGTGGCGGGGGGCTCAGGGAGGACGGTGCTGTTTTGAAGCCAAGACACAGAGATTTCCTCTGGGTAGAAACTCTCTACGTCACAGTAAAGAGTGAGTGGAATGTTGTTGGAGTGGGAGAGTACTGCAGCAAGTCTAACAGAAGGAAGGTCTgaggagaaacaaagaaaatcttATTGAGATCTTTTGGTTTTCGATTTTAAGGATAAGCAGTTCCCACAGTTTCTACTGTAATGATTGACAAAAGCAGCTATTCCCGTTCTACAGCCGAAAGCCTACACTACTTCTGACGCGGGCCAAAAACACAGCTATTTCAATTCCTAAATGACATGTTATGTAATGCACATGAAGTAGAAATATAAGTCATTGTGGTCATTGGGCAAATGTACAAGATCAAgtaatgtgtctttgtgtcacTCACAGGTAATATTGAGTTGGAAATCCAGCTCTTGATAGTTGCCATTGTGTGACACTTTGCAGCCAAAGGTCACGTTCTGGTCCTCGCGGGAAGGGTAGAAGGTCAGGTTGCCCACAGCCTTGTAATACCCATCTGGAGTCTGTTCCCCTTCAATGTGGTAGGGAGGTTGAATCATTTGCCCATCTCTGGTccaggagaaagagacaggaggCGGGTAGAAACCATCTGCATGGCACGTAAAATGGCTCTCTGTTTCTAACACTACCCACTGCTGAGGGATGGATAGAGTGGGGGCAGCTAAAAGAAGAAGtggattgaaaaataaaagagaggaTAAAAACATTCAGCTTTGTACCTGCTTTATTATCAAATGTGCTTAAAAGTCCCATATCATGCTAATTTTCAGCACTATACGTTTCtcacactgtctgtctgaatattcCTGTACCCTTTGTTTGAAACGCTCTGTTTTAGAGCCTGTCTCTAAGTCCTGATGGCTCGTTTTAAGGCACCGTTTCTGAATgcaggctgtgtgcatttctctgtggattgagcttttcgatactttcacagtatttatatagcaccttgacctgctttatgataaaaacactttacaatatgggacctttaaatgtacAAATTAAATCTCAACAACTAGACAAAGACATACCAAGGATACTGAATGTAACGTTGCTGGAATGCAGCCTTGTGGAGTTGTAGCTGATGGTGCATTCATACTGCCCCTGCAGGTCGAGACCAGCTCTGAGGACAGTCAGTGAAAAGTCCCCGTTGATGAAATCAGTGGTGTCCCAACTGAAGCCTTCCTTTATTCGAGTTGCCGCTTCTCTGAATGAGGCTATGTCAGAGCCATTACTTATCCAGCTGACTTTGATGAGAGACTTGTCTATTTTGTCCCCCTTTACAGAAAGAGGGAACGTCACATTGCAGGGAAGAGTTGCGTTTGTATTCGGGCTGGCGTGTATTTCACTTGGAGATACTGTAAGCAGACAAAGAAAGTTTAGATGGAGTGAAAAAAGAGCCTGTGCTGAATAGCACTTATTCATGTTTCTTACTGCAACACATGGGTGTTCTGTAAGATATATAATGACTATTTGGTTAACGATTGAGTCAGCTCTTCAACTGAAGTTTTAATTTCTGTCAAAACAGGAATGTATTTTATAACCAGTTTTGGGCAAGGTCCTTTTtagaagtaactagttactagttattaaaaaaagactaaagtaGTTACTcagttaaaaattataaaagtgactagttacttcagaaactGTTAccttcaagtacattttttaaatactcaaaTTTGACCACCATCTCTACCCCTCTTTTAAAaaggaacttaaaatacatgtgcattttCAATGATTTGATAAATCTGCATTAACAGAAACACTGTACaaaaatctaaactattttaatgttgctgtgggacaaagtgagactagccctcaatcaaatgccatgtatgtagatgCGCTTGTCTCATGCACTGCCCACTAACCGAGgaacaacagtaaaaaaagtatttgcctctcagctcagagatctagttgttcttatgagcaaaaaaaaaaagccttcagTCATAGTAATGCACCAAATTTTTTGGCAGTAACGTAACAACGTTAAGATGGGAAgcgtaatcaattagattacttgttactgaaaaaaagtaacgCTGTTATATTCCATCACTGTTTATAACCTGAGTCAAGCAAACATAATAACACAGCTAGTAATGCATAGCAATCTTTAAGGGACTCTTGCGAAGCAATTTCGTCACAGACACCGTTATCATCTGTCCAATGAGAATTTTAATCCATGAGCAATAAAACCTACCTTTGTTCAGTTAAATAAACTCAAGTTTTGTTACAGTTTTGTTACCACAGTCTTACTTTTAAGTCTGCTGTGACCAGTAGCTAATGTTAACGAACATTAGCAAACCTATTGCTGCATAACTGACACTACCAAGTCAGTTCCGAGACTTCCCTGCTTTTGCTAgtagaaaaatgtttaaacgGATGACATTCCAGTGGCTTTAACACACGGTTTAAATGAGTAATCGTATTGCCTCTTGTAGCCACAAGGCTATCTCCCTTTaagtctgacattttatttgaaaataaatcttaaCAGCCTAAGAACGATACAGCTGCAACAGTCAATGTCTAAGTCTGGCAAGGAAAACTCATCCAGGTTGGTTTTTTTACAAGTCAAAAACCTGAATGAGACATGATAGAGGAATTTTGTGGCAAGAGTTTGTTTTACGAAATACTCTGCTTTACATTCGGTTTTCACCCCTAAGCATAAATCAGTAAACTCAGTGTCCCTCCCTTAATCAGTGTAAATAGAAAGCCTTTAAGTCTGGTCTGACCACCCAATCAGATTAATTAGTAACTAGTAATAAATACTTGGCAGGTATTAAGTCAAGCAATGGAAAGGTTTATGTTGCACCTCTTGTTAAGTGTGATAGATAGGCTGATCATAGCAGGTtgacaggaaagaaaagaacgaaagttaaaaaaaaaaaaagtaatgctcaactttgtttttctggctACAAAAGTAGGCCACAGTAAGTCTAGACCATTTACCAGCAAACGTTCTGATCCACTGGTCAAACAGGATCAACAGTCATTAATTTAAAACTTTCAGGTCCATTCAGAGCACCAACTAGAAATAATGGTCTGATAATAACTACTCGTAACCGtggtcatcatcatcatctccaaATCACCTTTACCCTATACCAGTTAAGGTAAAGAGAGAAAGGCAATGTTGTATGTAAGAGTGAGTTCCCTTCTAATTAAAGACTTTGCTTTTGCCGTTTCTCCTCAGTGCATGTGAATTATTAGACTGTGGTGCTGAGATTTTACATTGCAATGTCACTCATCATGTCTGCATGTATTGTTATATAGTATTTAAGAACCATTTAGTAAAACAACCACATTTGCATGTGTAGTTTTGTCTGATTTGACCAAATTCAATCCAATCTGACAAATCACTGCACTTCATGAGAATATCTTGTAAACCCAATATTAGCATAAAGTGTTTTAAAGTATTGGGAACTGTAAAACATCCCTGTTACAAGCCTTCAAATCCAGAGCCCTTCTGAAACAGCTCATGTCAATATTTTGCAATTTCACTTGGTCAACTCAAACTTGCATACGTGGTCACTATGTCAAGAAACAATGTAGTTTTTGTAACTAGCCTTCCGAGTATAATGTCACAATACTCACCATGCTTTATGAGAGTCAGAAGGACGACATAGACGAGGACTTTACACTGCATAGCCAGGCTTGTCTTGAAACCAAGTTCTTATCATCTGGCCCTTTTGCTGTCTTATATAGAGCAATAAGGTGACAGGGGGCGGGTTAGTCCTGCCAGATggtaaaataagaaatattgtCCCAGGGACTCTGTGAAAGAAGGCCCTTGATATGTGTATGTCCATTTAAATAAACGAGCCCTAGAGGACTGACAGAGcaaggagaaggagggagatgTGCAGGGACCCACAAGTGGGCAAATAGGTCACTTAAAATTCAGACGAGCCTCTGGCCAAGATTTTGGGGCTACTTTACATTGGTGCAGTGTTGccatgaacaaacagagagagggatcCCACTGAGCTTATGTGGGCAAACACTCAGGCAAGACTAAATCTCTCTTGAGGAAAAGTTAGTGTGGTGTtaaatttggagaaaaagaggatgaAAACAGAAGAATggttctcccccccccctccccgtaCAGGCCATCTATCTTGTAGTCAGCTCTTGCTACAATTGTCGCCTATGATTTAGGTTCATTTTTAGCCCGAACAAGTGCCTGATGTTTGAAGGGGAAGGTGTTGTCTGTTTCATCCCTTTCTGAATATTAATTAACTTGATttagctttttatattttttaactgcACTTTATTAATAGGTCCTTTCACACAGGGcatctgtatttatgtattgagggcatgccacgctagcagctaggcgagcattacaACGTGTGCTGCAAAATGATGCACATTCATCACGGaaataaaggctggactacaatagagctgtttgtgaacagtgttttctgttggtgatggcaagtccctttggggtggactatTGGCTTACATGCAccaaaaaagataaaaggaaagggaaaaagcataatatgagtcACATAAAACAGACAATTACAGCAAAACGTAGTCTCATCAGCTCCTTCAACCGGTGCATGATTCATCATGCACATGTGGCCGTTGGATCGGCACAGAGAAAAAGGATCACCAGGCTGAACGTCACGGCCCTCCAGGAGTCAGCCAAGTCTCGGCTAAAGGACACCACAGCTCCAAACACCCCACTGGAACTGACACAAGCACGGAGGCCACCCAGTAGAGAAGCCGCACTCTGTGTTCGATTCCACCCCGCTTGCTTTGGTGCCCTTTCCGATGTAGAGAAGGGGCACCAAAGGGGCAATTCTAAGTGTgctacataaaacattaaatagcaGTTAAACAAATAAGATTCATTAAAagacaatgtaaaataaaaacaagcttaaacaaagtgcagtgtaagaaatgaactataataaatcaaatttgtcacatgaaatcataCCAGCTTTAAACAGAAAAGGTTTCAGCCTTAATTTAAATGAACTAATAGTTGCAgtggacctgcagttttctgggagtttgttctaGATATGCAATGCAGAAGATCAACACCACTGTCATTTGCCCGGAAAATGTGAAGCTAGTTAGTTTAGCAtactgttgctgttgttttcatCAATGCCTGGCAAAGTGTTGATAATCAGTTGCCAAAGAACACAATCACATACTGATGAAGGCCGAAACAGCGAAGCAGGAACAAGGAAAACCACATTATCGGTAAATATCGAAACAGCAATGCACCCCACCCACACTGATAAAGGAGCTGTGTTGGTCACATGCCTTAATGCCAAGATGATggggcacgcacacacacacacacacacacacacacacacacacacagacacaattagTAATATGATTCTGAAAGCATTccttggcttttttttaactaaggTGTTGGTTATCACATGTGCCCTTTTCATGAAAGGAAAGTAAGCCTGACGTATCGAGAAAAATGGCTTTGATTAGGGAGGGGTCACTGTACTATCTACATAAAAAGCTAAATCAGCAGGACTCTGCACTTACTAAAGGCAAGAAGTTGGTGACAGCGCACGATGGAGGCCTGGACTGGATGGATCCTGCTGATGTGTGCAATCCTCAGTTGGCTAGGTGAGCCTTTACACTGAGTTACTCGTTTATTCAAaccaacacattctctctctttaagTTTTTGTTAACAGTGTTAGAGAGGTTTCGATCCAACATTATGGTAATTTTCATTATGTACTTGTATATTTGGgattattttatgttgaaataacggattcatttaaaacagttaaaataattggtaacagttttttaaattcttaCTAAATTGTAAGTTGATAGTTAATTCAACTTTAATGATTTTACTGttaaattacatgttttaaatacttacaaaatattaatattacaattTATGAGATTGTATCATTAGTGTAATATAAAGTAATGTTTATAAATTGACTAACAAGACCGTACATTATAGGGGAGGCTCAGGTGAGATATTTAGATTAGCGTTTTTACACAGAAGAATGATAGGTGGTCATATAGCTTATGGATTTGAAAGTTATGGTCACTTAAATCATATACAAGTTCCTAAATTGTTTGTAAGGTTGAAATTGCAGGCTactacattttcagtttttgtccTATATTTGGGTCACCTAAAGGAACGTTTGTGCACTTGGATGGGAACACTGAGAAAGTTCCAATATAGTGTATTAATATCATATTTAATCATAAGTATAATATCAATGGTAAAACAGTATTGAACCTATAATCTATTTCAGTAACTCAAAAAGATGTAAAC
This sequence is a window from Etheostoma cragini isolate CJK2018 chromosome 21, CSU_Ecrag_1.0, whole genome shotgun sequence. Protein-coding genes within it:
- the si:ch211-180a12.2 gene encoding uncharacterized protein si:ch211-180a12.2 isoform X4, with amino-acid sequence MQCKVLVYVVLLTLIKHVSPSEIHASPNTNATLPCNVTFPLSVKGDKIDKSLIKVSWISNGSDIASFREAATRIKEGFSWDTTDFINGDFSLTVLRAGLDLQGQYECTISYNSTRLHSSNVTFSILAAPTLSIPQQWVVLETESHFTCHADGFYPPPVSFSWTRDGQMIQPPYHIEGEQTPDGYYKAVGNLTFYPSREDQNVTFGCKVSHNGNYQELDFQLNITYLPSVRLAAVLSHSNNIPLTLYCDVESFYPEEISVSWLQNSTVLPEPPATELNPDGTYRTRHYYTLSPEQREQGGKVECAVNQPGVVHPVSGSAYLEKLDPQAEAPVLTKSAKASVALMCISLVLVVLLCFGVSWRRRDEKKKSLNVSGIILPPRLILGQKGRVTMSIEGRRVDRVQTAWFLNDTPISDTSLTASEKGPLLPSKGEMGYYKLHTLGPLYSSGSGTQQLISSLTFIPQISIHKGAVLKCQVSYMGKDKIVVERVSEKFTILSAPEVSEIQLAETPGDSDVISMTVQASRFHPDIITFRWFCQGSELSPVASQASSSPRPNSEGVFSAFSQCKLPRSELEKEGTKVWVSVHHIALKQPVTRETRGFIKSPCVSEIIGSTSSPEKTLILGCEITDFYPPNVSVTWLKLRGGEQDDREEEVIVGGEMWGPIQTQSRLYRATATLRRRPTNQEKKERGGGIICRVKHCSLHEPIEKHWRNVDVVAPSIPPLISVCWSSEGVGVFSLMVKGGHPKVKLLWAAGGPTLSPLVSHETEEIGDDGQRELKSVCALERSTSMPSQTNKELERRKNGHAIKTKAAVTDPDTEGIEYIDEKVDEENNNIHRDEDTKSGVDGDSVKEREQVPGALHINRINVTTGPGGNERARMRVCVEISHPALKLPVYRTWTEPNEEISSSTLKP
- the si:ch211-180a12.2 gene encoding uncharacterized protein si:ch211-180a12.2 isoform X2 encodes the protein MQCKVLVYVVLLTLIKHVSPSEIHASPNTNATLPCNVTFPLSVKGDKIDKSLIKVSWISNGSDIASFREAATRIKEGFSWDTTDFINGDFSLTVLRAGLDLQGQYECTISYNSTRLHSSNVTFSILAAPTLSIPQQWVVLETESHFTCHADGFYPPPVSFSWTRDGQMIQPPYHIEGEQTPDGYYKAVGNLTFYPSREDQNVTFGCKVSHNGNYQELDFQLNITYLPSVRLAAVLSHSNNIPLTLYCDVESFYPEEISVSWLQNSTVLPEPPATELNPDGTYRTRHYYTLSPEQREQGGKVECAVNQPGVVHPVSGSAYLEKLDPQAEAPVLTKSAKASVALMCISLVLVVLLCFGVSWRRRDEKKKSLNVSGIILPPRLILGQKGRVTMSIEGRRVDRVQTAWFLNDTPISDTSLTGTSKTNFNCLYNPLTTIHLPYGLTLTSPASEKGPLLPSKGEMGYYKLHTLGPLYSSGSGTQQLISSLTFIPQISIHKGAVLKCQVSYMGKDKIVVERVSEKFTILSAPEVSEIQLAETPGDSDVISMTVQASRFHPDIITFRWFCQGSELSPVASQASSSPRPNSEGVFSAFSQCKLPRSELEKEGTKVWVSVHHIALKQPVTRETRGFIKSPCVSEIIGSTSSPEKTLILGCEITDFYPPNVSVTWLKLRGGEQDDREEEVIVGGEMWGPIQTQSRLYRATATLRRRPTNQEKKERGGGIICRVKHCSLHEPIEKHWRNVDVVAPSIPPLISVCWSSEGVGVFSLMVKGGHPKVKLLWAAGGPTLSPLVSHETEEIGDDGQRELKSVCALERSTSMPSQTNKELERRKNGHAIKTKAAVTDPDTEGIEYIDEKVDEENNNIHRDEDTKSGVDGDSVKEREQVPGALHINRINVTTGPGGNERARMRVCVEISHPALKLPVYRTWTEPNEEISSSTLKP
- the si:ch211-180a12.2 gene encoding uncharacterized protein si:ch211-180a12.2 isoform X5: MFVALELLLLCPSFLGLDLDLDLDLDLSSYSVPAISPSEIHASPNTNATLPCNVTFPLSVKGDKIDKSLIKVSWISNGSDIASFREAATRIKEGFSWDTTDFINGDFSLTVLRAGLDLQGQYECTISYNSTRLHSSNVTFSILAAPTLSIPQQWVVLETESHFTCHADGFYPPPVSFSWTRDGQMIQPPYHIEGEQTPDGYYKAVGNLTFYPSREDQNVTFGCKVSHNGNYQELDFQLNITYLPSVRLAAVLSHSNNIPLTLYCDVESFYPEEISVSWLQNSTVLPEPPATELNPDGTYRTRHYYTLSPEQREQGGKVECAVNQPGVVHPVSGSAYLEKLDPQAEAPVLTKSAKASVALMCISLVLVVLLCFGVSWRRRDEKKKSLNVSGIILPPRLILGQKGRVTMSIEGRRVDRVQTAWFLNDTPISDTSLTGTSKTNFNCLYNPLTTIHLPYGLTLTSPASEKGPLLPSKGEMGYYKLHTLGPLYSSGSGTQQLISSLTFIPQISIHKGAVLKCQVSYMGKDKIVVERVSEKFTILSAPEVSEIQLAETPGDSDVISMTVQASRFHPDIITFRWFCQGSELSPVASQASSSPRPNSEGVFSAFSQCKLPRSELEKEGTKVWVSVHHIALKQPVTRETRVAPSIPPLISVCWSSEGVGVFSLMVKGGHPKVKLLWAAGGPTLSPLVSHETEEIGDDGQRELKSVCALERSTSMPSQTNKELERRKNGHAIKTKAAVTDPDTEGIEYIDEKVDEENNNIHRDEDTKSGVDGDSVKEREQVPGALHINRINVTTGPGGNERARMRVCVEISHPALKLPVYRTWTEPNEEISSSTLKP
- the si:ch211-180a12.2 gene encoding uncharacterized protein si:ch211-180a12.2 isoform X1 codes for the protein MFVALELLLLCPSFLGLDLDLDLDLDLSSYSVPAISPSEIHASPNTNATLPCNVTFPLSVKGDKIDKSLIKVSWISNGSDIASFREAATRIKEGFSWDTTDFINGDFSLTVLRAGLDLQGQYECTISYNSTRLHSSNVTFSILAAPTLSIPQQWVVLETESHFTCHADGFYPPPVSFSWTRDGQMIQPPYHIEGEQTPDGYYKAVGNLTFYPSREDQNVTFGCKVSHNGNYQELDFQLNITYLPSVRLAAVLSHSNNIPLTLYCDVESFYPEEISVSWLQNSTVLPEPPATELNPDGTYRTRHYYTLSPEQREQGGKVECAVNQPGVVHPVSGSAYLEKLDPQAEAPVLTKSAKASVALMCISLVLVVLLCFGVSWRRRDEKKKSLNVSGIILPPRLILGQKGRVTMSIEGRRVDRVQTAWFLNDTPISDTSLTGTSKTNFNCLYNPLTTIHLPYGLTLTSPASEKGPLLPSKGEMGYYKLHTLGPLYSSGSGTQQLISSLTFIPQISIHKGAVLKCQVSYMGKDKIVVERVSEKFTILSAPEVSEIQLAETPGDSDVISMTVQASRFHPDIITFRWFCQGSELSPVASQASSSPRPNSEGVFSAFSQCKLPRSELEKEGTKVWVSVHHIALKQPVTRETRGFIKSPCVSEIIGSTSSPEKTLILGCEITDFYPPNVSVTWLKLRGGEQDDREEEVIVGGEMWGPIQTQSRLYRATATLRRRPTNQEKKERGGGIICRVKHCSLHEPIEKHWRNVDVVAPSIPPLISVCWSSEGVGVFSLMVKGGHPKVKLLWAAGGPTLSPLVSHETEEIGDDGQRELKSVCALERSTSMPSQTNKELERRKNGHAIKTKAAVTDPDTEGIEYIDEKVDEENNNIHRDEDTKSGVDGDSVKEREQVPGALHINRINVTTGPGGNERARMRVCVEISHPALKLPVYRTWTEPNEEISSSTLKP